One Streptomyces sp. ML-6 genomic region harbors:
- a CDS encoding alpha/beta fold hydrolase, producing the protein MSSYRHPGIVFTDRCFTVPLDHDDPDGEQIEVFGREAVASGRADEELPWLLYLEGGPGFGARRFVGTEAWLGRAVREFRVLLLDQRGTGLSTPANRQTLPLRGGPREQADYLARFRSDNIVRDCELIRPQLTGGEPWTVLGQSFGGFCAVRYLSAAPEGLRAVLITGGLPSLDAHADDVYRAAYPRVERKVAAHYARYPQDVERARQITAHLLEHPTDSAGHLLTPEGFQSLGIMLGGGSGSHQLHYLLENAFVRTPHGTELSDTFQEAVRTANSFAGHPLYALMHEAIYGQDDRPTAWSAERVRAEFPQFDAAGALKGEGPVLFTGETIHPWHFEVDPALRPLRETAELLAARTDWAPLYDAERLAANQVPVVAAVYHDDMYVDTGHSLRTAASIRGLRTWVTNEYEHDGLRAGGPRVLDRLLAMVRGEA; encoded by the coding sequence GTGAGCAGCTACCGGCACCCCGGCATCGTCTTCACCGACCGCTGCTTCACGGTCCCGCTCGACCACGACGACCCGGACGGCGAGCAGATCGAGGTCTTCGGCAGGGAGGCCGTGGCGAGCGGCCGGGCCGATGAGGAGCTGCCGTGGCTGCTCTATCTGGAGGGCGGTCCCGGCTTCGGCGCCCGGCGCTTCGTGGGTACGGAGGCATGGCTGGGGCGGGCCGTGCGGGAGTTCCGGGTGCTGCTGCTCGACCAGCGCGGCACCGGCCTCTCCACCCCGGCCAACCGGCAGACCCTGCCGCTGCGCGGCGGTCCGCGCGAGCAGGCCGACTACCTGGCCCGCTTCCGCTCCGACAACATCGTGCGCGACTGCGAGCTGATCCGCCCGCAGCTGACCGGCGGCGAGCCGTGGACGGTCCTCGGCCAGTCCTTCGGCGGCTTCTGCGCCGTCCGCTACCTGTCGGCCGCTCCCGAGGGACTCAGGGCCGTCCTGATCACCGGCGGACTGCCCTCGCTCGACGCACACGCCGACGACGTCTACCGGGCCGCCTACCCGCGCGTCGAGCGCAAGGTCGCCGCGCACTACGCCCGCTATCCGCAGGACGTCGAACGCGCCCGGCAGATCACCGCCCACCTGCTGGAACACCCCACCGACAGCGCCGGGCACCTGCTGACGCCCGAGGGATTCCAGTCCCTGGGCATCATGCTGGGCGGCGGCAGCGGCAGCCACCAGCTGCACTACCTGCTGGAGAACGCGTTCGTCCGCACCCCGCACGGCACCGAGCTCTCCGACACCTTCCAGGAAGCCGTGCGCACGGCCAACTCGTTCGCCGGACACCCGCTGTACGCGCTGATGCACGAGGCGATCTACGGCCAGGACGACCGGCCCACCGCCTGGTCCGCCGAGCGGGTCCGCGCCGAGTTCCCGCAGTTCGACGCGGCCGGGGCGCTCAAGGGCGAGGGGCCGGTGCTCTTCACCGGCGAGACCATCCACCCCTGGCACTTCGAGGTGGACCCGGCGCTGCGCCCGCTGCGCGAGACCGCCGAACTGCTGGCCGCCCGCACCGACTGGGCGCCGCTGTACGACGCCGAGCGCCTGGCGGCCAACCAGGTGCCGGTCGTCGCCGCCGTCTACCACGACGACATGTACGTCGACACCGGGCACTCGCTGCGCACGGCGGCGTCGATCCGCGGGCTGCGCACCTGGGTGACCAACGAGTACGAGCACGACGGGCTGCGCGCGGGCGGCCCGCGGGTGCTGGACCGGCTGCTCGCCATGGTCCGGGGCGAGGCCTGA
- a CDS encoding rhodanese-like domain-containing protein, translating to MTSPASLSPAQTAARLAEFTVIDVRAPGEYASGHVPGALNIPLDRLPEAVPALKSAAARGPLLMVCASGVRSTRACDILAAADIDALTLSGGTSAWEGEGRVLDRPAGARTTWPMERQVRLAAGSLVVAGLLAGARFPAARWISAGVGSGLVFSAVTNTCGMAAALSRLPYNRAPRAATDLDTTLAALQR from the coding sequence GTGACCAGCCCCGCTTCCCTCTCCCCCGCCCAGACCGCGGCCCGCCTCGCGGAGTTCACCGTCATCGACGTGCGGGCTCCGGGCGAGTACGCCTCCGGGCACGTCCCCGGCGCGCTGAACATCCCGCTGGACCGCCTCCCGGAGGCCGTGCCCGCGCTGAAGTCCGCCGCGGCCCGCGGCCCGCTGCTCATGGTGTGCGCCTCCGGCGTGCGCTCCACCCGGGCCTGCGACATCCTCGCCGCGGCCGACATCGATGCCCTGACCCTGTCCGGCGGCACCTCCGCCTGGGAGGGCGAGGGCCGGGTGCTCGACCGCCCCGCCGGGGCCCGCACGACCTGGCCGATGGAGCGTCAGGTGCGGCTCGCCGCCGGGTCGCTCGTGGTGGCCGGACTGCTCGCCGGAGCGCGCTTCCCGGCCGCGAGGTGGATCTCCGCCGGCGTCGGCTCCGGTCTGGTGTTCTCCGCCGTGACCAACACCTGCGGCATGGCGGCGGCCCTGTCGCGGCTGCCGTACAACCGTGCGCCGCGCGCGGCCACCGATCTGGACACGACGCTGGCCGCCCTCCAGCGCTGA
- a CDS encoding metal-sensitive transcriptional regulator, whose amino-acid sequence MELDMAADELKSVLNRLRRAQGQLAGIIKMIEEGRDCEDVITQMAAVSRALDRAGFAIIATGLQHCMADGGHGPEDREQMRARLEKLFLSLA is encoded by the coding sequence GTGGAACTTGACATGGCGGCCGACGAACTGAAGTCGGTCCTCAACCGCCTTCGCCGTGCGCAGGGCCAGCTCGCCGGGATCATCAAGATGATCGAGGAGGGCCGGGACTGCGAGGACGTGATCACGCAGATGGCGGCCGTGTCCCGGGCGCTCGACCGGGCCGGTTTCGCGATCATCGCGACGGGGCTGCAGCACTGCATGGCCGACGGGGGTCACGGCCCCGAGGACCGTGAGCAGATGCGGGCCCGGCTGGAGAAGCTCTTCCTCTCGCTGGCCTGA